One Streptomyces sp. SAI-135 DNA segment encodes these proteins:
- a CDS encoding DivIVA domain-containing protein, with protein MVMFLFLVIALAVVVAAVTLAVVGGGESDGPLPDVAPERLQDPLPPDRPVNRADIDSLRFPLTARGYRMADVDDALSRLGAELAERDARIADLESALAGARAAAHVALHKPEHGHGEQQ; from the coding sequence ATGGTTATGTTCTTGTTCCTGGTCATCGCGCTCGCGGTCGTGGTCGCCGCGGTGACGCTCGCCGTGGTGGGCGGCGGCGAGAGCGACGGCCCGCTGCCGGACGTCGCCCCGGAGCGGCTCCAGGACCCGCTGCCGCCCGACCGGCCGGTCAACCGCGCGGACATCGACAGCCTCCGCTTCCCGCTGACCGCCCGCGGCTACCGCATGGCGGACGTCGACGACGCGCTCAGCCGCCTCGGCGCCGAGCTCGCCGAGCGGGACGCCCGGATCGCCGACCTGGAGTCCGCGCTGGCCGGCGCCCGGGCCGCGGCCCACGTCGCCCTGCACAAGCCGGAGCACGGCCACGGGGAGCAGCAGTGA
- the folP gene encoding dihydropteroate synthase yields MLRLGRREFDAHEPVIMAIVNRTPDSFYDQGATFLDEPALARVEQAVAEGAAIIDVGGVKAGPGEEVSAAEEARRTVGFVAEVRRRFPEVIISVDTWRASVGEAVCEAGADLLNDAWGGVDPGLAEVAARYKVGLVCTHAGGAEPRTRPHRVTYDDVMADILRVTVGLAERAVALGVPRESVLIDPGHDFGKNTRHSLEATRRLGEMVETGWPVLVSLSNKDFVGETLDKPVKERVVGTLATTAVSAWLGAQVYRVHEVGETRQVLDMVASIAGHRPPAVARRGLA; encoded by the coding sequence ATGCTCAGGCTGGGCAGGCGTGAATTCGACGCGCACGAGCCGGTGATCATGGCGATCGTGAACCGGACCCCCGACTCCTTCTACGACCAGGGAGCCACCTTCCTCGACGAGCCCGCCCTCGCGCGCGTGGAGCAGGCGGTGGCCGAAGGGGCCGCCATCATCGACGTCGGCGGGGTCAAGGCCGGGCCGGGCGAGGAGGTGTCCGCGGCGGAGGAGGCCCGGCGGACCGTCGGCTTCGTGGCGGAGGTGCGCCGGCGGTTCCCCGAGGTGATCATCAGCGTCGACACCTGGCGGGCGTCGGTCGGCGAGGCGGTGTGCGAGGCGGGGGCCGATCTGCTGAACGACGCCTGGGGCGGGGTCGACCCCGGTCTGGCCGAGGTCGCCGCCCGGTACAAGGTGGGCCTCGTGTGCACGCACGCCGGGGGCGCCGAGCCGCGGACCCGGCCGCACCGGGTGACGTACGACGACGTCATGGCCGACATCCTGCGGGTGACCGTGGGGCTGGCCGAGCGGGCGGTCGCGCTGGGGGTGCCCCGGGAGTCGGTGCTGATCGATCCCGGGCACGACTTCGGGAAGAACACGCGGCACAGTCTCGAGGCGACGAGGCGGTTGGGCGAGATGGTCGAGACGGGATGGCCGGTGCTGGTCTCCCTGTCCAACAAGGACTTCGTGGGCGAGACCCTGGACAAGCCGGTGAAGGAGCGGGTGGTGGGGACGCTGGCGACCACCGCGGTGTCGGCGTGGCTGGGGGCTCAGGTGTACCGGGTGCACGAGGTCGGCGAGACCCGGCAGGTGCTGGACATGGTGGCGTCGATCGCGGGGCACCGGCCGCCGGCGGTCGCTCGTCGGGGGCTGGCATAG
- a CDS encoding enoyl-CoA hydratase-related protein gives MADTVLYEVHDGLATITLNRPEAMNALNIATKVALREAVESAASDDAVRAVLLTAAGERSFCVGQDLKEHIGLLAEGSTEVMSTVREHYNPIVRALTEMPKPVVAGVNGVAAGAGFGLALAADYRVAADTAAFNTSFAGVALTADSGISWTLPRVVGPGRAADLLLFPRTMSARDAHDLGIVNRLVPSTELPAEAEKVARALAEGPTVAYGAIKESLAYALSHTLAQTLEKEDELQTRAGASEDHAIAVRAFVHKETPKYLGR, from the coding sequence ATGGCCGACACCGTGCTCTACGAGGTGCACGACGGGCTCGCGACGATCACGCTGAACCGGCCGGAGGCGATGAACGCGCTGAACATCGCCACGAAGGTCGCGCTGCGGGAGGCCGTGGAGTCGGCGGCCTCGGACGACGCCGTACGGGCCGTGCTGCTCACCGCCGCCGGAGAGCGGTCCTTCTGCGTGGGGCAGGACCTCAAGGAGCACATCGGGCTGCTCGCCGAGGGCTCGACGGAGGTCATGAGCACGGTCAGGGAGCACTACAACCCGATCGTGCGTGCGCTCACGGAGATGCCCAAGCCGGTGGTGGCCGGCGTGAACGGGGTCGCGGCGGGCGCCGGCTTCGGGCTCGCGCTCGCGGCGGACTACCGGGTGGCGGCGGACACGGCCGCGTTCAACACCTCGTTCGCCGGGGTGGCGCTGACCGCGGACTCCGGGATCTCGTGGACGCTGCCGCGCGTGGTGGGGCCGGGCCGCGCCGCCGACCTGCTGCTCTTCCCGCGGACCATGTCGGCCCGGGACGCGCACGACCTGGGGATCGTGAACCGTCTCGTGCCCTCCACCGAGCTGCCCGCGGAGGCCGAGAAGGTGGCGCGGGCCCTGGCCGAGGGCCCGACGGTGGCGTACGGCGCGATCAAGGAGTCCCTCGCGTACGCCCTGTCGCACACCCTGGCGCAGACGCTGGAGAAGGAGGACGAGCTTCAGACGCGGGCCGGGGCCTCCGAGGACCACGCGATCGCGGTGCGGGCCTTCGTGCACAAGGAGACCCCCAAGTACCTGGGCCGGTAG
- a CDS encoding DNA-3-methyladenine glycosylase I, with product MSESAALIGPDGAPRCPWALSTPDYVTYHDEEWGRPVHGDDALYERLSLEAFQSGLSWITILRRREGFRAAFAGFEIAKVAMFGEADRDRLLLDPGIIRNRAKIDATMANARVLAEWAPGELDELIWSHAPASHAVPRTLADVPAVTPESTALSKALKKRGLRFVGPTTAYALMQACGLVDDHLETCVARGA from the coding sequence GTGAGCGAAAGCGCCGCCCTGATCGGCCCGGACGGCGCCCCCCGCTGCCCCTGGGCGCTGTCCACGCCGGACTACGTGACGTACCACGACGAGGAGTGGGGCCGCCCGGTCCACGGCGACGACGCCCTCTACGAGCGGCTCAGTCTGGAGGCCTTCCAGTCCGGCCTGTCCTGGATCACCATCCTGCGCCGCCGCGAGGGCTTCCGTGCCGCCTTCGCGGGGTTCGAGATCGCCAAGGTGGCCATGTTCGGCGAGGCCGACCGCGACCGCCTGCTCCTCGACCCGGGGATCATCCGCAATCGCGCCAAGATCGACGCGACGATGGCCAACGCGCGCGTGCTGGCCGAATGGGCCCCGGGCGAGCTGGACGAACTGATCTGGTCCCACGCGCCGGCCTCGCACGCGGTCCCCAGGACCCTCGCCGACGTCCCCGCGGTCACCCCCGAGTCGACCGCCCTGTCCAAGGCCCTCAAGAAGCGCGGCCTGCGCTTCGTGGGCCCCACGACGGCGTACGCGCTGATGCAGGCGTGCGGACTGGTGGACGACCACCTGGAGACGTGCGTCGCGAGAGGTGCCTGA